The genomic interval atattttactaagcatgaaagagagaaatgagaagaatgTGACAACGATTAAGCAGGTTTATAATGCAATCACTGTTCACCGAAGATCACAACGAGGTCACAGAACAGAAATGCAGCAACTGATGTTGTTACTGGAGCGAGACAGGTACGTGCATTGGTGTAGGTGTGATGAGGTCTCTAATATTGTGCAAGATATATTTTGGACACACCAAGATTCAGTAAAATTGGTGAACTCATTTAATATTGTCATATTAATGGATAGTATGTACAAGACGAACAAGTATAGGATGTTGTTACTTGATGTTGTTGGGATTACGTCTACAGGTTTGACTTTCTCCGTTGCATTTTGTTTACTAGCagcagaaaaggaaaataattttttttgggcCCTTGACAGACTTAAAGGGTTGTTTTTTTAGAGTTGATTCATGCCCTAGGGTGGTGGTATGTGATAGAGATGTTGCCTTAATGAATGCAATTAGATTGGTGTTTCCTGAATCTTATAATTTGCTCTGTCGGtttcacattgataaaaatgtgaaagcaaaatgtaaaatgttggtGCATCCAAGAGAGGCATGGGATCAAGTAATGGAAGTGTGGGGATCTGTTGTGGATTGTGATATTGTTGAGGCCTTTGAAGATCGTGTCAATGCTCTTCGAGTTGTCTGTTCTCCATGGCCTATATTTTTTGATTATGTGATGGATACATGGTTACGTCcacataaagaaaaatttgtcaaGGCATGGATAGATAAGGTGATGCACTTAGGAAACACAACAAGTAACAGAGTTGAGGCGGCACACTGAAGCCTAAAGAGAGTTCTTCAGAATTCGATGGGGGATTTATGTTTCTGCTGGGATTCCATCAATAAGATGATTATTTTACAACATAATGCAATCAAAGCTTCATTCCAAAAGAGTTTGCATGTGGTTGGACATCGGTTTAAGGTTATAGCTTACAAAAAATTGTTAGGTTTTGTGTCTAAATATGCTTTGAACCTTATTTCGGAAGAGCTTGATAGGGTTAAATCAGTGGGGTTTGATAAAAGTAGGTGTGGATGTAGTCTTACATGTACTCATGGTCTTCCTTGTGCGTGTCCATTGGCTTCATTTGGTGTTGGTAGCATACCACTTAAATCAGTACATGTGATGTGGACTCGTTTAAGCTTTGAAGACATTGCAACTGAACAATCTTCATATGAGTTGTCAATTGATAAAGAGTTTGAGGTCATCGCGAAGCGGTTTAAAGAGTTGGATGTTGCAGGTAAGGTTAACATCAAAAGTAAATTGCAGGATATTGCCTTTCCAGAGAAGACATCTATTTACGCACTAGATCATAAGGTGAAAACAAAAGGTGCTGTAAAGATGTCTCGTCCTACCAAATTCATGAGATCAACTAAGCGAATCCCTTCTTGTTTTGAACATGTGGATTTCTTACACTCACAACATGATAGTTGTGCGAGCAAAAAATCTAATGAAGAAGGCTTACCAGAAATTGTACCAGCAAAATGTATTCCTTTCCTTGATCAGTTCCCTGTAGGGTATCATCCATATATTGTTGATGTTGTTGACGTTAAGGCTGATGACCTTTGTGGCTACCGTGTTGTTGCTGCCCAATTGGGAATGGGAGAGGAGTCATGGGCTGTTGTTCGAatgaatttgttaaaagaacTAAGTGAATGGAGACAATAATATGTTCAACTCTTTGGTGGTGATGATAGATATGAATACTTGAAGAAGTCACTTCTAGTGGAACACATGTCTATGGTACCAACCACTAACACCATTTCATTTTTACATTGCATTTCTTTATTTAACTTTGTTTCTGAATTGTACTTGCAGGCAGGAACAGATAAGTGGATGACAATTCCAGACATGGGATATGTTATTGAAAATCGGTATAATGTCATTCTTGTTTCTTTGTCCATGTTACAATCATTGAGTATTTTTCCTTTAAGAACCCAAGCACCAAGTAACTTCCGTCATCACCGAATCATTGCAATTGGACATGTCCACGGAAATCATTTTGTGCAGGTATAAATTAAACCAATCAAGATTTATATGGTAAATTAAGATTTGTGTACCTTATATTTATTACCTTTATAGGTCAAGCTCAAAGATGGTAGTCCAATTCCACCTACGGATATATTGTGGGCATCACATCGTTATCCAGCGGCCCAAACTTGGTCAACATACTACACTAGCCGGATACAAGTTTATACCCAACTAATGTCCATTAGACGATATTTGTAATCATAACATTTGTAATAGCATAATTTAGGTTATGGATGTTTAGTACATTTGAAGCTGTCCTACACACAATGTTGAATTCAGTGAAGTGCCtgcggatattaatatccggaACTGAATATGTTGTctgcggataaaaatatccggaagttTATTTGCTATctgcggataaaaatatccggaacccACATTTGtgcctacggataaaaatatccggaagtgTGTGAAGTgtctacggataaaaatatgcGTAAGCCAGTGAGGTGTGTACTAAAATAGAAGTAACGTGAAGCAAAAACCAATAAGGTTCATATTGAAACATATAGATAAGGCTCAAATACATTGTCatggataaaaatattacataaaaagaAATCGTAATACATCTGACATAAAAAGAAATCTTAATCAATCATTCCTACGTGCATGTCTCCTGACATAAACAGCTCTTTCATCAGTCGCTCCTCGTGCTAACATAATGGCTGCTTGTATGCCTTCCCAAACAGGGTTGCCCTCCACGACATCGCCATGATCAAGTAATGGTTGCAATGTCTTTGTAATTCTACGACAAATACCCTACAAGCATGAATGACAtactattagaaaaaaataatacaaattaatacGTTAACAAGGTTAGAAGCATACCAGAGCAGGATGTGACTCCTCAGGATGGCTTGGCACTGCTTCGTGATCACGTGCATCTGAGGGTACCGGTACAGGACGGTCATCCTCATCCGTATTAATCACATATGGATGTGATACAGCCCTAAACCAAGCCATGTACTCTTGAATGCAAGCGTCAGGATGAGGTGCTATGGCATAGTCATTTATGACATAATCATTGAAATGTAACCATCGACGGTCCATTTCATTTATATCCGGATGACCATGTCCAAGTACAGATGGGTTGCGAGGGATGATCTGTGTATAACCATACTGACGCAGAACACATTCTGGCATGtgcaactgtgtacaatttccaAGCCTCAAATAACCACAGAATAAGGAAATTCACTCAAATGGACGTTCTTCCCTA from Phaseolus vulgaris cultivar G19833 chromosome 1, P. vulgaris v2.0, whole genome shotgun sequence carries:
- the LOC137815973 gene encoding uncharacterized protein, with translation MGDLCFCWDSINKMIILQHNAIKASFQKSLHVVGHRFKVIAYKKLLGFVSKYALNLISEELDRVKSVGFDKSRCGCSLTCTHGLPCACPLASFGVGSIPLKSVHVMWTRLSFEDIATEQSSYELSIDKEFEVIAKRFKELDVAGKVNIKSKLQDIAFPEKTSIYALDHKVKTKGAVKMSRPTKFMRSTKRIPSCFEHVDFLHSQHDSCASKKSNEEGLPEIVPAKCIPFLDQFPVGYHPYIVDVVDVKADDLCGYRVVAAQLGMGEESWAVAGTDKWMTIPDMGYVIENRYNVILVSLSMLQSLSIFPLRTQAPSNFRHHRIIAIGHVHGNHFVQVKLKDGSPIPPTDILWASHRYPAAQTWSTYYTSRIQVYTQLMSIRRYL